A region of Toxorhynchites rutilus septentrionalis strain SRP chromosome 1, ASM2978413v1, whole genome shotgun sequence DNA encodes the following proteins:
- the LOC129761375 gene encoding uncharacterized protein LOC129761375: MAKLIEKFWRLEEACFQDWEPKQHDECEAESHFRTTLEIAPDGRYITRMPLRGEPSSLGDSYQQAYRRFTSLEQRLKRNADLYKEYRAFMNEYETLGHMVPVTTEDFHKVKYFIPHSCVVKPDSTSTKVRVVFDASAKTSTGVSLNDIQIVGPTIQKDLFDLLIDFKTHNDVLVADIAKMYRQIHIAYTDTWLQCILWRDSPNDQLKAYRLTTVTYGEASSSFLACRALHEAAEDYRSVNPRIADTIQRSFYVDNLMIGASNADELTETKREIEHALSLHGFPLRKWASNNASVLEGIPEKDLEPLIQVGDQEVIKTLGIAWNPKTDVFQFISTKNIGETYEALTKRQMVSKILRLYDPIGLIQPVIITAKILMQELWTYNVSWDDDVPDQALSSWKKFEASLVELSKIEIPRMSTPSHTIALDLHGFSDASEKAYGCVIYLHAINLKGEESTNLLCSKSRVAPLKKVTLPRLELLAAALLAELTAKIKSILAGRISSEYYYSDSQVALSWIKSSNTRWGTFIRNRVQKIHSTTNPEHWKYISTKENPADMVSRGIPVRKLREAKLEFWLHGPECIRRRQYYLQSGYEYTAAAEQEEIKEPITRLVAATGKACEDLIAKYPHHHTHDKTVRHFAWLCRAINNMKKVNKDTGIRNEKRSGPLTTTELNEGLTFVVRIMQATIYPNEVAELRKTGKVPTKGPFQHLNAIVRNGVIHVTGRLHNAEMPISQKNPILIPKSHPFSRVIIQKIHEDRFHAGTDLVINEFRQRFWMRDLRRTVQGVIQRCILCAKARPRRLQQRMGQLPSPRVNESVAFTHTGVDLCGPFEVYLNQKSKCKTTAYACIFICFATKAVHLEVVEDQSTAAFISALLRFTSVRGIPEVIYSDNGRNFVGASRELNRLRRIYNNEVFQNKLVDIAATHRIRFSFIPPRSPSFGGLWEANIKVAKRLFSAAARGAQLNIMELQTLFYQVAAIMNSRPLTPVYTTPDSPTAITPGHFLIARPMLAVPIPTQSEDGSNLTTRWKRVQSQLEQFWRRWRDEYLHQLRDYAKWTKQQANVKVGQIVLIGDDHLPVARWPMGIVTQIHPGDDGVVRVAVVRTATGIYKRNVRTLAPLPVEEHTIQPIIEEYDNTADNEQQSQAEAIELEDDPPPQAPQMIWDGRLRPRPKGGRKWKYTKSDWVTTL; the protein is encoded by the coding sequence ATGGCCAAACTCATAGAGAAGTTTTGGCGTCTTGAAGAAGCGTGCTTTCAAGACTGGGAACCAAAGCAACATGACGAATGCGAGGCGGAAAGTCACTTCCGCACAACGTTAGAGATCGCTCCCGACGGGAGATACATTACACGAATGCCCCTACGGGGGGAGCCGTCATCGTTAGGCGACTCTTATCAACAAGCATATAGAAGATTCACATCGCTTGAGCAAAGGCTCAAGCGGAATGCAGACCTGTACAAAGAGTACAGGGCATTCATGAATGAATATGAAACACTGGGACATATGGTACCAGTCACCACAGAAGACTTTCACAAAGTAAAGTATTTCATCCCTCACTCGTGTGTGGTGAAACCAGATTCAACATCCACCAAGGTTAGGGTGGTGTTCGACGCAAGTGCAAAGACGTCAACCGGAGTATCCCTGAACGATATACAAATCGTGGGACCAACCATTCAAAAGGACTTATTTGATCTGCTAATTGATTTCAAGACGCACAACGACGTGCTAGTAGCAGATATTGCAAAGATGTACAGACAAATTCACATCGCATACACAGACACTTGGTTACAATGTATTTTGTGGCGCGACAGCCCCAATGATCAATTGAAAGCGTATAGACTGACGACTGTCACATATGGTGAAGCGTCTTCATCATTCTTGGCCTGTAGGGCACTACACGAAGCAGCTGAAGATTATCGGTCGGTAAATCCGAGAATTGCCGACACCATTCAACGATCGTTCTAtgttgacaatctaatgattggAGCGTCCAACGCAGATGAACTGACGGAGACGAAACGAGAAATAGAGCATGCATTGTCACTTCATGGATTTCCACTTCGAAAGTGGGCATCAAACAACGCAAGCGTACTGGAAGGAATTCCAGAGAAAGACTTGGAACCATTGATCCAAGTTGGTGACCAAGAGGTCATAAAGACATTGGGGATAGCCTGGAACCCCAAAACAGACGTGTTCCAGTTCATCAGTACGAAAAACATAGGTGAAACATACGAAGCGCTCACAAAGCGACAGATGGTCTCGAAGATTTTGAGACTGTATGACCCAATCGGATTGATACAACCTGTAATCATTACAGCTAAAATATTGATGCAAGAATTGTGGACTTATAACGTCAGCTGGGACGATGATGTTCCAGATCAAGCACTAAGCTCATGGAAGAAGTTCGAAGCTTCATTAGTGGAGCTCAGCAAGATAGAAATACCTCGGATGTCGACTCCGAGTCATACGATCGCACTAGATTTACACGGATTCAGTGACGCCTCCGAAAAGGCTTATGGATGCGTCATTTACTTACATGCAATCAACTTAAAAGGAGAAGAGAGTACGAATCTCTTATGTTCGAAATCGAGAGTGGCGCCTTTGAAGAAGGTCACTCTGCCCCGTCTGGAACTCTTGGCGGCGGCACTTCTAGCAGAACTAACTGCTAAAATAAAGAGCATTCTGGCCGGTCGAATCTCGTCGGAATATTACTACAGTGATTCACAAGTAGCGCTaagttggatcaaatcttcaaatacACGTTGGGGAACCTTCATTAGAAATAGAGTGCAGAAGATACACTCCACCACGAATCCAGAGcattggaaatatatatctaCGAAAGAAAATCCGGCTGATATGGTTTCGAGAGGAATTCCAGTCAGAAAATTACGCGAAGCAAAACTAGAATTTTGGTTACACGGACCGGAATGTATACGAAGAAGACAATATTATCTGCAGAGCGGCTACGAATACACTGCTGCTGCAGAACAGGAAGAGATTAAAGAACCAATAACACGATTGGTAGCAGCAACAGGAAAGGCATGCGAAGACTTAATCGCAAAATACCCGCACCATCACACTCATGACAAAACAGTAAGACACTTTGCATGGCTGTGTAGAGCCATAAACAATATGAAGAAGGTCAATAAAGACACAGGCATCAGAAACGAAAAGAGATCGGGCCCACTCACCACCACTGAATTGAATGAAGGACTAACATTCGTAGTCCGAATTATGCAAGCCACTATTTATCCAAATGAAGTAGCGGAATTACGAAAAACTGGGAAGGTGCCTACGAAAGGACCTTTCCAGCATCTCAACGCAATCGTCAGAAATGGAGTCATACATGTCACAGGGAGACTCCACAATGCAGAAATGCCCATCTCACAAAAGAATCCAATATTGATTCCCAAATCGCACCCATTTTCGAGggtaataattcaaaaaatacatgaGGATAGATTTCACGCCGGAACAGATCTGGTAATAAACGAATTTCGACAAAGATTTTGGATGAGGGATCTCCGAAGGACCGTACAAGGAGTCATTCAACGATGCATCTTATGTGCCAAAGCGCGGCCCAGACGTTTACAGCAACGAATGGGACAACTGCCCTCGCCCAGGGTAAATGAATCAGTAGCGTTCACTCACACGGGAGTGGACTTATGTGGGCCATTCGAAGTATATCtcaatcaaaaatcgaaatgcAAGACCACAGCATATGCTTGCATCTTCATATGTTTTGCGACCAAAGCAGTTCACCTAGAAGTCGTCGAAGATCAGTCGACGGCAGCGTTCATATCAGCACTTCTCCGTTTCACATCAGTGAGGGGAATACCCGAGGTTATTTACTCCGACAATGGGCGGAACTTTGTCGGGGCCAGCAGAGAACTCAATCGTTTACGAAGAATATATAacaatgaagtttttcaaaacaaattagttGATATTGCGGCAACTCACAGAataagattttcattcattccacCCCGAAGCCCCAGCTTTGGAGGACTTTGGGAAGCGAACATAAAGGTAGCCAAGCGGCTCTTTAGTGCAGCGGCCAGAGGAGCACAGCTAAACATCATGGAATTGCAGACACTGTTCTACCAAGTGGCCGCAATAATGAATTCGCGACCACTCACACCTGTTTACACGACGCCAGATTCACCGACCGCGATCACACCCGGTCATTTTTTGATAGCACGCCCAATGCTAGCCGTGCCCATCCCTACGCAGAGTGAGGATGGAAGCAATCTCACAACCAGATGGAAACGAGTACAATCGCAGCTCGAACAATTTTGGAGAAGATGGAGAGACGAGTATCTCCACCAGTTACGTGATTATGCAAAATGGACCAAGCAACAAGCCAACGTTAAGGTAGGCCAAATCGTATTGATCGGAGACGATCACCTTCCCGTAGCAAGGTGGCCTATGGGAATTGTCACACAAATACACCCTGGAGATGATGGAGTAGTCCGAGTGGCAGTAGTGCGAACCGCTACCGGAATTTACAAACGCAACGTGCGAACACTTGCTCCTCTACCAGTCGAGGAGCACACCATTCAACCCATTATAGAAGAGTATGACAACACAGCTGATAACGAACAGCAATCTCAAGCCGAAGCAATCGAACTAGAAGACGATCCCCCTCCCCAAGCACCCCAAATGATTTGGGACGGTAGACTACGCCCTCGTCCCAAAGGGGGGAGAAAATGGAAGTACACGAAATCAGATTGGGTGACGaccctatga